The following coding sequences lie in one Candidatus Poribacteria bacterium genomic window:
- a CDS encoding aldo/keto reductase: MQYRRLGRTELEVSELGFGAWHIGWTPPEEGDEVGQLLNRALDAGVNFIDSSASYRWSEELVAKYIGHRQDEFYFATKCGSWRVQQPDGEWVQTLDYSAKAIEPQIDRSLQRLKTDCIDIMQLHSPKYEDVACGDSLEGLKKAQAAGKVRFISLSADGDTARKAIEIGEYDTLQLTYNVLRQEPAEVIAAAREKDMGIIIKGPIANAMYEQSHPNENNAKTWYNARKILAPEVIGNMSRVEASLRWLLCDPDVHTAIVGTTNINHFEDNLAGTERGRLPDEMLSEISCRYKALMTGDTE; this comes from the coding sequence ATGCAATATAGGAGACTTGGACGCACGGAGCTAGAGGTTTCGGAACTCGGTTTCGGCGCATGGCACATCGGCTGGACACCTCCGGAAGAGGGAGATGAAGTCGGACAGCTCCTCAACCGCGCGCTCGACGCTGGCGTTAATTTTATCGATTCTTCGGCATCATATCGTTGGAGTGAAGAACTGGTTGCCAAATATATTGGCCATCGCCAAGACGAATTTTATTTCGCCACTAAGTGTGGTTCGTGGCGGGTACAGCAACCGGATGGCGAATGGGTACAAACTTTGGACTACTCCGCCAAAGCTATTGAGCCGCAGATTGACCGGAGCTTACAACGACTGAAGACAGATTGCATTGACATTATGCAACTACACAGCCCCAAATATGAAGATGTAGCCTGCGGCGACAGCCTAGAGGGGCTCAAGAAGGCACAGGCAGCCGGCAAGGTGCGCTTTATCAGTTTATCAGCGGACGGTGATACTGCACGTAAGGCTATTGAGATTGGGGAATATGACACGCTGCAGCTCACCTATAACGTGCTGCGTCAGGAACCCGCGGAAGTCATTGCTGCTGCACGCGAAAAGGATATGGGTATCATCATCAAGGGGCCCATTGCGAATGCCATGTACGAACAATCGCACCCTAACGAAAATAACGCAAAGACGTGGTACAACGCCCGGAAGATTCTTGCTCCGGAGGTAATAGGCAATATGTCCCGTGTAGAGGCTTCGCTGCGGTGGCTGCTGTGCGACCCGGACGTTCACACCGCGATTGTTGGAACAACCAATATTAACCACTTCGAAGACAATCTCGCCGGTACAGAACGTGGTCGGTTGCCGGATGAGATGTTGTCGGAAATCAGCTGTCGATATAAGGCGTTGATGACAGGAGACACGGAGTAG
- a CDS encoding enolase: protein MTSKDFIVKDVERIVLNVPFHPRCAHVKEVRVSDWSIVELCRVTTASGVVGIGETLPHYTWGRSGDEQFNRVRDRNLFDFLMDDSLGAGLQMALFDAAGKLLDVPCHRLMGSQYRETCPVSWWAQDMKPEEWAAEAKTAEAHGFTNIKVKARPWFDIDQQLAAVCEAVPPHFKLDADFNGLLLGVDLAAPLISRLERKYSNLAIVESPIPQEDVAGNALLRQKIHTPIAMHMGNPPVMTAIQEGVCDGFVIGGGVNRTLKEGILAEQAQMPFWLQMVGTGLTTMFSVHLGAVLESARWPAIPCINIFSHTLLKEFKVEGGHVKVPEAPGLGVELDSDAIERFRVESDFKKPVARQIHTILWPDGRQTHYPDGGYRTVFLAGKLPPFLPGVSLERRLDDGSGAFDREYKELFPEAN, encoded by the coding sequence ATGACTTCAAAAGACTTTATTGTTAAAGACGTTGAGCGGATTGTACTAAACGTACCTTTCCATCCGCGTTGTGCCCATGTAAAAGAGGTTCGGGTCTCCGACTGGTCGATCGTGGAGTTGTGCAGGGTGACCACAGCTTCGGGTGTGGTTGGTATTGGAGAGACACTTCCGCATTATACATGGGGACGATCGGGAGACGAACAGTTTAATCGGGTGCGTGATCGAAACCTCTTTGATTTTCTGATGGACGACAGTCTCGGTGCTGGGCTACAAATGGCACTGTTCGATGCCGCCGGCAAATTACTGGATGTGCCGTGCCATCGGTTGATGGGATCGCAGTATCGTGAAACCTGTCCTGTGTCTTGGTGGGCGCAAGATATGAAACCCGAAGAGTGGGCAGCGGAGGCAAAAACAGCGGAGGCGCACGGCTTTACAAATATCAAGGTGAAAGCGCGTCCTTGGTTTGACATCGACCAACAACTGGCAGCGGTCTGTGAAGCAGTACCACCCCACTTTAAGTTGGACGCAGACTTCAACGGTCTGTTGCTAGGCGTAGATTTGGCGGCGCCGTTAATCAGCCGTTTGGAACGGAAATACAGCAATTTGGCGATTGTGGAATCCCCTATTCCCCAGGAGGATGTGGCAGGAAATGCGCTGCTCCGACAGAAAATACATACCCCGATTGCCATGCACATGGGTAATCCACCCGTGATGACCGCGATTCAGGAGGGCGTGTGCGACGGGTTTGTCATCGGCGGGGGTGTCAATCGCACCCTGAAGGAGGGCATTCTGGCGGAGCAGGCTCAGATGCCGTTCTGGTTGCAGATGGTGGGTACAGGGTTGACTACTATGTTCTCTGTCCATTTGGGCGCGGTATTGGAGAGTGCTCGTTGGCCCGCCATTCCGTGTATCAACATTTTTTCGCACACCTTGCTCAAGGAATTTAAGGTAGAAGGTGGGCATGTTAAAGTTCCAGAAGCACCGGGGTTGGGTGTCGAACTGGACTCGGATGCGATCGAGCGATTCCGCGTTGAATCGGATTTCAAGAAGCCGGTTGCACGTCAGATCCATACCATTCTGTGGCCCGATGGCCGGCAAACGCACTATCCAGATGGTGGTTACCGAACGGTCTTTCTAGCGGGTAAACTGCCGCCGTTCCTACCGGGCGTTTCCTTAGAGCGACGTTTGGATGATGGTTCGGGGGCGTTCGATCGGGAGTATAAGGAACTATTCCCCGAAGCGAATTGA
- a CDS encoding iron-containing alcohol dehydrogenase encodes MNFSSATVSAFTIPPTVITGIGAAEQVGEQAKRLGGETALVVTDPGINKLGYADGIVKQLNAVGISASIFEDVTPDPTLQNVDDGLDQYRGEGCNLIVSIGGGSAIDCGKGIAVKLTNDEPLAEYMGVNKIPNPGVPLIAIPTTAGTGSECTKVTVLTETEQNVKMMLSSPCLLAQVAIVDPLLSLTTPPHLTAAVGIDALTHAIEAYISKRAQPITDALALKAVRLISGSMRQAWAHGENIEARTDMMIGASIAGMAFSNSSVALVHGMSRPIGAYFHIHHGLSNSVLLLDVMEFSVVGTPARFADIARAMGEPTEGLSLMGQADRAIAAVERLIDDIQMPRLGEIGIDLDKFEAVVDQMASDAIASGSPANNPRQPTHEEIVALYRRCFAERK; translated from the coding sequence ATGAACTTTTCAAGTGCGACAGTTTCCGCCTTTACCATTCCGCCGACCGTGATCACGGGGATTGGGGCAGCGGAGCAGGTCGGCGAGCAAGCGAAACGACTGGGCGGAGAGACAGCGTTGGTTGTGACAGATCCGGGCATTAATAAACTCGGTTACGCCGATGGGATTGTAAAACAGCTGAACGCCGTTGGGATTAGCGCATCCATCTTTGAGGACGTGACACCTGATCCAACGCTGCAAAATGTTGACGACGGCTTGGACCAGTATCGGGGCGAGGGCTGCAATCTGATTGTCAGTATCGGCGGTGGTAGCGCGATCGACTGCGGCAAGGGGATTGCCGTAAAACTAACCAACGATGAACCACTCGCCGAATATATGGGCGTGAACAAGATTCCGAATCCGGGCGTGCCACTTATCGCTATCCCGACGACAGCAGGAACAGGCAGCGAGTGTACTAAAGTCACGGTGCTCACTGAAACTGAACAAAACGTGAAAATGATGCTCAGCAGCCCGTGCTTGTTAGCGCAGGTTGCGATTGTCGATCCGTTATTGTCATTGACAACGCCGCCGCATCTGACTGCGGCGGTCGGGATAGATGCCTTGACACATGCTATTGAGGCGTACATCTCCAAACGCGCTCAACCGATTACTGATGCGCTGGCGCTGAAGGCGGTTCGTCTGATATCCGGTTCGATGCGACAAGCGTGGGCACACGGCGAGAATATTGAGGCGCGGACGGATATGATGATTGGTGCTTCAATCGCTGGTATGGCGTTTAGCAATTCGTCCGTCGCATTGGTCCACGGGATGTCCCGCCCGATTGGGGCGTATTTCCATATTCATCACGGTTTATCAAACTCCGTCCTGCTGCTAGATGTCATGGAGTTCAGCGTCGTTGGAACACCTGCTCGCTTCGCCGACATCGCTCGCGCAATGGGTGAACCGACAGAGGGATTGTCGCTAATGGGGCAGGCAGATCGAGCGATTGCAGCGGTAGAGCGGTTGATTGATGATATCCAGATGCCGCGATTGGGAGAGATTGGCATTGATCTGGACAAATTTGAGGCGGTCGTTGATCAGATGGCGTCGGACGCGATTGCGAGCGGTAGTCCGGCGAATAACCCACGCCAACCAACACACGAAGAAATTGTCGCGTTGTATCGGAGATGCTTCGCAGAACGGAAGTAG
- a CDS encoding phytanoyl-CoA dioxygenase family protein has product MNMNQALLESGVRDDTLSVEEKDFLDLNGYLPLGKILTPEQIANMIRRLDKLAELEGEDAGKELHQEGGTIRVSNLVNKGPMFQIGFSHPRVLAAIEHVIGPRFKLSSLDCRMALPGQGHQAFHADWRSGVEPGDYYVCNSMWLLDDFTEENGATRVVPGSHRSGKHPKDALEDATQHPEEIQLIAAAGTVIVFNSHLWHAGGLNQADSPRHGMLAYYCRRDHKQLTDQRKFIHPETHARLNEAQRFILAV; this is encoded by the coding sequence ATGAACATGAATCAAGCCCTACTAGAATCTGGTGTCCGGGACGACACACTATCGGTAGAAGAAAAGGACTTCTTGGACCTAAACGGCTATCTCCCACTTGGGAAGATTCTCACCCCAGAACAGATTGCGAACATGATTCGTCGGTTGGACAAATTGGCGGAACTGGAAGGAGAAGACGCCGGCAAGGAACTTCATCAGGAGGGCGGAACAATCCGGGTGAGCAACCTTGTCAATAAAGGTCCAATGTTCCAGATAGGCTTTTCACACCCGCGCGTGCTTGCTGCCATAGAGCATGTTATCGGTCCTAGGTTCAAGTTGTCCTCGTTGGATTGTCGGATGGCGCTGCCCGGGCAAGGTCACCAAGCGTTTCACGCAGACTGGCGTTCAGGGGTGGAGCCGGGCGATTACTACGTTTGTAACTCCATGTGGCTACTAGACGATTTCACGGAGGAGAACGGTGCAACGCGGGTTGTACCGGGTTCCCATCGTAGCGGTAAACACCCCAAGGACGCATTGGAAGATGCAACACAGCATCCAGAGGAAATTCAATTGATAGCAGCAGCAGGAACTGTTATTGTCTTCAATTCGCATCTCTGGCACGCTGGCGGATTAAATCAAGCCGATTCACCACGGCACGGGATGCTCGCCTATTACTGCCGTCGCGATCATAAACAACTGACTGACCAACGCAAATTTATCCATCCGGAAACGCACGCTCGCTTGAACGAGGCACAGAGGTTCATCTTAGCGGTTTGA
- a CDS encoding phytanoyl-CoA dioxygenase family protein, with translation MNNLSTIAIAQRQAFDEQGYLLVRGVLDEGDFAPLRRVISAAIDNHAKKLYDQGKIPSLYEDLSFYHRLTRIQRESQKGSLLGWNWNKEVFSREVYGLLTHPKILDIVDSLIGPEITVNGDYWIRFKMPTGGESVFPWHQDSIYYNGNADPGQRVTFSEESQILTVWIPMVDVDEHNGCLQIIPGSHKQGLRPPRRDENGRLVPIEDVESWGEVQNVRMKVGDILVFGNLTFHRSLENISDDIRWSIDLRYSPTGSPLEWLLQKWPGFIARSQQQPETVESWEIWQAKRTPTEPI, from the coding sequence ATGAATAATTTGTCAACTATAGCTATAGCGCAACGCCAAGCATTCGACGAGCAGGGGTATCTGCTGGTTCGTGGTGTGCTCGATGAAGGGGACTTCGCCCCACTTCGCAGGGTCATTTCAGCTGCCATTGACAATCACGCCAAAAAACTCTACGACCAAGGCAAAATCCCAAGTCTGTATGAAGATCTCTCCTTTTACCATCGATTGACACGCATTCAACGTGAGTCTCAGAAGGGATCGCTTTTGGGCTGGAATTGGAATAAAGAGGTCTTCAGTCGCGAGGTTTATGGACTATTGACGCATCCGAAAATCTTGGATATCGTTGACTCGCTTATTGGTCCGGAGATCACCGTCAATGGAGATTATTGGATTCGCTTCAAAATGCCGACCGGCGGAGAGTCTGTCTTTCCGTGGCACCAAGACAGCATCTACTACAATGGCAACGCCGATCCGGGGCAACGAGTCACTTTTTCGGAGGAGAGCCAAATTCTGACCGTATGGATCCCCATGGTAGATGTTGATGAACACAACGGCTGCTTGCAAATAATTCCTGGAAGCCACAAACAGGGGCTTCGACCGCCACGCCGTGATGAGAATGGCAGACTCGTTCCTATAGAGGATGTTGAGAGTTGGGGAGAGGTCCAGAACGTGCGCATGAAGGTGGGGGATATCCTCGTGTTCGGCAATCTTACTTTTCACCGGTCCCTAGAGAATATCAGTGATGATATTCGCTGGAGTATCGACCTGCGCTACAGTCCAACAGGTAGTCCATTGGAATGGTTGCTTCAGAAATGGCCCGGTTTTATCGCACGCAGTCAACAGCAGCCCGAAACGGTCGAATCTTGGGAGATATGGCAGGCAAAAAGAACTCCCACAGAGCCAATCTAA
- a CDS encoding phytanoyl-CoA dioxygenase family protein: MSEKNVHVSCSTEERGPTPSDRFFFDNNGYLVLENFLAQSHVNELREALFRVIAQRREKEQKEIPHTGRTDIKGEKSTRIFYILDDDPLFLEMLDWSPMMSYVKGLLNEMPHHHASDAIVEYDTDLTERGMGWHIDGHDQGYRGLGAPIPFLQLKIGYYLNDMTSPGQGNLCVIPASHKATHEPPQDDLQRPDLFPGAVQICAPAGTAILFHNALWHSAGPFTQAGGFRFMLYYAYEHPWMIASQEHWGYSKGFYNNRLSPEQRKLFHGFLFDPPEQRWG; the protein is encoded by the coding sequence ATGTCAGAGAAGAATGTACATGTATCGTGTTCAACAGAAGAAAGGGGACCAACACCATCAGATCGCTTCTTTTTCGACAATAACGGCTATCTGGTACTGGAAAACTTCTTGGCGCAAAGCCACGTTAACGAACTCCGAGAGGCGCTGTTTCGCGTGATAGCTCAACGACGTGAAAAAGAGCAAAAAGAAATCCCTCATACCGGCAGAACAGATATTAAGGGTGAGAAAAGCACCCGCATCTTTTATATCTTAGACGATGATCCACTGTTTCTTGAGATGCTGGATTGGTCCCCAATGATGTCTTACGTCAAGGGGCTACTCAACGAAATGCCTCACCATCACGCTTCCGATGCTATCGTCGAGTATGACACCGACCTGACGGAGCGAGGCATGGGGTGGCATATCGATGGTCACGATCAGGGATACCGTGGGCTTGGTGCGCCGATTCCCTTTCTCCAACTCAAGATCGGCTACTACCTGAACGATATGACATCGCCCGGACAGGGAAATCTCTGCGTCATCCCTGCGAGCCACAAAGCAACACACGAGCCACCTCAAGATGATTTGCAGCGACCTGACCTGTTTCCCGGCGCGGTGCAGATCTGCGCCCCTGCGGGGACAGCCATTCTGTTCCACAACGCCCTCTGGCATTCGGCGGGCCCGTTTACCCAAGCCGGCGGCTTCCGATTCATGCTCTACTATGCCTATGAGCATCCGTGGATGATTGCATCCCAAGAGCATTGGGGCTATTCCAAAGGGTTTTACAACAACCGCCTTTCCCCAGAACAACGTAAGCTCTTCCACGGTTTCCTATTTGACCCACCGGAGCAGCGTTGGGGATAG
- a CDS encoding metal-dependent hydrolase: MDQIVSLRCGNIVIEGESSSAVATYLRVKELDLIFDLGRCPMSFIGTGHVFISHFHLDHYFGIPIYVSQRWLNGIPPGNIYVPEEGAEQLQDLIERISLLDCGKVWDYYLTPVRAGDKIPFRENLVAHVLPLDHRVPSVGYLVCETRDKLKPEFFDFPGPEIARLRRNGVTVTDQVELPLIAYLGDTRTLPIDFHPLLKRCQVLICECTFLLPEHRDRAAQTMHLHLDTLPTLLEMFESEYIILTHFSRRYPPEMIRQRIHDVLSPEDRPRVQLLI, from the coding sequence ATGGATCAAATAGTGTCACTACGGTGTGGAAATATAGTGATTGAAGGCGAGTCAAGTTCCGCCGTGGCAACCTACCTGCGGGTGAAGGAACTCGATCTCATCTTTGACCTAGGCAGATGCCCAATGAGTTTTATCGGCACCGGTCATGTTTTCATCTCCCACTTCCATTTAGACCACTACTTTGGGATTCCAATTTATGTCAGCCAGCGATGGCTTAACGGCATCCCGCCGGGAAATATCTATGTCCCTGAAGAAGGGGCAGAGCAGCTACAAGACCTCATCGAGCGGATTTCTCTGTTGGATTGCGGGAAGGTGTGGGATTACTACTTGACACCGGTGCGAGCGGGCGATAAGATCCCGTTTCGGGAGAATCTTGTGGCGCACGTCCTGCCACTTGATCACCGCGTACCATCGGTCGGCTACCTCGTATGCGAGACACGAGACAAGCTCAAACCCGAATTTTTCGATTTTCCAGGACCTGAAATTGCTCGGTTACGACGCAACGGTGTAACGGTTACAGACCAAGTTGAATTGCCACTTATCGCCTATCTGGGAGATACCCGTACGCTCCCTATTGACTTCCACCCATTGCTCAAGCGGTGTCAGGTGTTAATCTGCGAGTGTACTTTTCTGCTTCCAGAGCATCGGGATCGGGCAGCACAAACGATGCATCTGCACCTGGATACATTGCCCACATTGTTGGAGATGTTTGAGAGCGAATACATTATCTTAACCCATTTTTCGCGGCGTTATCCGCCTGAAATGATACGGCAGCGAATTCACGACGTGCTTTCACCGGAAGATCGTCCGCGTGTTCAACTGCTGATCTGA
- the arsS gene encoding arsenosugar biosynthesis radical SAM protein ArsS (Some members of this family are selenoproteins.), giving the protein MNGFEKAIANYNGKGLHSLDIETIQVNIGLKCNLECAHCHVVSSPRRKEMMDWETMEHVIAAAEKTNAKLIDITGGAPEMHPQFRRFVKTVREKGFPVMVRTNLTILLQPGFESFPIFFQEQSVQLCASLPCYLEENVDTQRGTGVFEDSIKALKRLNSYGYGIVPHLPLNLVYNPVGPILPPEQAELEVDYREELRSKYGIEFTHLLTIANMPIGRFRSDLKRENRLEIYNQLLRDSFNSATLDGLMCRHQINIGWDGSMYDCDFNLALKLPVEKGLPQHIKDFDPDLFARRRIVTGNYCFGCTAGSGSSCTGALV; this is encoded by the coding sequence ATGAATGGGTTTGAAAAGGCGATCGCAAATTACAATGGAAAAGGGCTGCACAGCTTGGACATTGAGACGATCCAAGTAAACATCGGGCTGAAGTGTAATCTGGAGTGCGCCCATTGCCATGTAGTATCCTCGCCACGACGGAAAGAGATGATGGATTGGGAAACGATGGAGCATGTGATAGCTGCGGCAGAAAAGACAAACGCCAAGTTAATAGATATTACAGGCGGCGCACCAGAAATGCACCCACAGTTTCGTCGGTTTGTGAAAACAGTGCGGGAAAAAGGGTTCCCCGTCATGGTGAGAACCAATCTTACGATTTTACTTCAGCCCGGCTTTGAATCCTTCCCTATTTTCTTCCAAGAGCAGTCAGTGCAACTTTGCGCGTCTCTGCCTTGTTACCTTGAAGAGAATGTTGATACGCAGCGCGGCACAGGTGTTTTTGAGGATAGTATCAAGGCATTAAAGCGCCTCAACAGCTATGGATATGGCATCGTGCCCCACCTTCCCCTGAACCTCGTATACAACCCTGTCGGTCCCATACTGCCTCCTGAGCAAGCTGAACTTGAAGTAGACTACAGAGAAGAGCTGCGATCAAAATACGGCATAGAATTTACCCATCTACTGACAATTGCCAATATGCCTATCGGCCGCTTTCGCAGCGACCTAAAGCGTGAGAATCGGCTCGAGATATATAATCAACTCCTCCGAGATTCCTTTAACTCGGCAACCCTAGATGGATTGATGTGTCGCCATCAGATCAACATTGGGTGGGATGGGAGCATGTACGACTGTGATTTCAACTTAGCACTCAAGTTGCCAGTGGAAAAAGGCCTGCCGCAACATATAAAAGATTTCGATCCGGACCTGTTTGCGCGCCGGAGAATTGTCACCGGAAATTACTGTTTTGGCTGTACAGCGGGGAGCGGGTCCTCCTGTACCGGCGCATTGGTATAG
- the mtnP gene encoding S-methyl-5'-thioadenosine phosphorylase, giving the protein MSVKIGVIGGSGFYQMEGLTDVEEIEVETPFGKPSDSLVLGTIEGTRIVFLPRHGVGHRLLPSEINVRSNIYALKNLGVEWVISVSAVGSLRAEIEPRHFVVPDQLYDHTKNRVSTFFGDGLSAHVSLAHPFCPILSQLLHDGAGNVGATVHKGGTYICMEGPAFSTEAESNVYRQLGFDVIGMTAAPEAKLTREAEICYGVLACSTDYDCWHPDHDAVTAELIFENLSANVETAKRIVRDVITKIPEKRAGCPCPQALEKSIATDPTRIPASTKRKLDLLVGNYLK; this is encoded by the coding sequence ATGAGTGTTAAGATCGGCGTGATCGGCGGTTCAGGATTTTACCAGATGGAAGGGCTAACGGACGTTGAGGAAATCGAGGTTGAGACCCCCTTTGGAAAACCGAGTGATTCTTTAGTTTTAGGTACAATCGAAGGAACGCGCATTGTATTTCTACCACGTCACGGCGTGGGGCATCGGCTGCTCCCATCAGAGATTAATGTTCGCTCCAACATCTATGCCTTGAAGAACTTAGGGGTAGAGTGGGTTATCTCTGTAAGCGCAGTCGGTAGCCTCAGAGCCGAGATTGAGCCACGCCACTTTGTTGTTCCGGATCAACTTTATGACCACACCAAGAATCGTGTGAGTACCTTTTTTGGTGACGGACTCTCCGCCCACGTTAGTCTTGCCCACCCGTTTTGTCCTATCTTGAGCCAACTGCTACACGACGGTGCCGGCAATGTCGGTGCAACGGTTCATAAAGGCGGTACATATATCTGTATGGAGGGGCCCGCTTTCTCTACAGAAGCCGAGTCGAATGTGTATAGACAGCTTGGATTCGATGTCATTGGAATGACAGCTGCGCCGGAGGCAAAGCTTACCCGCGAAGCGGAAATCTGTTACGGCGTTCTCGCCTGTTCAACCGATTACGACTGTTGGCATCCGGATCATGACGCCGTCACAGCAGAACTGATTTTCGAGAACTTGTCTGCAAATGTGGAAACAGCCAAACGCATCGTCAGGGATGTGATTACCAAGATTCCTGAGAAACGTGCCGGCTGTCCTTGCCCTCAAGCACTTGAAAAGTCGATTGCCACAGATCCAACACGAATACCCGCATCAACTAAACGGAAGCTCGATTTGCTAGTCGGCAACTATCTGAAGTAA
- a CDS encoding phytanoyl-CoA dioxygenase family protein → MQPFLDSTDVVNDELELRKRAQRDGYLFIRGLLPTEVLESLRLQCLEIARDAGWVKKNSPLEDAIADPDSFCVEPQPEYMGVYFHMYKLQEFQALQHHPNVMGVMERILSEPVMPHARIIGRTIFPQREVFTTPPHQDFIPIQGTADTYTAWIPLSDIPPELGGLQIASGSHRKGIYDFKPAMGAGGIAVTDPLEGTWVNSPFEQGDVLIFHSMAVHKGVSNSSDQLRMSIDARYQKISDPIAPGSLLPHAQPATWEEIYTDWPPNDLQYYWQKWNMEVKEYDNSYHEKRDEMGLEMAEKGDKGSISVLQRIVARDTDPAKRERAADLLATLEAQ, encoded by the coding sequence ATGCAACCTTTTCTCGATTCGACAGATGTTGTGAACGATGAACTTGAACTACGGAAACGCGCACAGCGAGACGGATACCTATTCATCCGTGGATTGCTTCCCACCGAGGTGCTGGAAAGCTTACGGTTGCAGTGTCTTGAGATCGCACGCGACGCGGGCTGGGTTAAGAAAAACTCACCGTTGGAGGACGCTATCGCAGACCCAGACAGCTTTTGCGTCGAGCCGCAACCGGAGTACATGGGCGTGTATTTTCACATGTACAAACTCCAAGAGTTTCAGGCACTACAGCATCACCCTAACGTGATGGGAGTGATGGAACGGATACTAAGTGAACCAGTGATGCCCCATGCACGCATCATCGGGCGAACAATTTTCCCACAACGGGAGGTTTTCACCACCCCACCACATCAAGACTTTATACCCATTCAAGGCACAGCGGACACCTATACCGCATGGATACCACTGAGCGACATACCGCCGGAATTAGGCGGACTCCAGATTGCGTCCGGCTCGCATCGGAAAGGTATCTACGACTTTAAACCCGCGATGGGTGCAGGTGGCATTGCAGTCACCGACCCACTTGAGGGAACTTGGGTAAACAGTCCATTTGAGCAGGGAGACGTTTTGATATTTCATAGCATGGCGGTCCACAAAGGCGTGTCCAACTCCAGCGACCAGCTCCGCATGTCAATCGATGCCAGATACCAGAAAATCAGCGATCCAATTGCGCCGGGCAGCTTGCTACCACACGCCCAGCCAGCCACTTGGGAAGAAATTTATACCGACTGGCCCCCAAACGATCTGCAATACTACTGGCAGAAATGGAATATGGAGGTCAAGGAATACGACAATAGCTACCATGAAAAACGGGATGAGATGGGGTTGGAGATGGCGGAAAAGGGCGACAAAGGCTCAATCTCGGTTCTCCAGCGGATCGTCGCCCGCGATACTGATCCAGCGAAGCGGGAGCGGGCAGCCGACCTACTCGCAACACTCGAAGCCCAATAA
- a CDS encoding Dam family site-specific DNA-(adenine-N6)-methyltransferase, whose amino-acid sequence MVPPIKCQGIKSKLIPLIKRTVDWSFDGTWIEPFMGSGVVGFNIMPRNALFADSNPHLINFYAAIASGKLNGLKVRSFLEREGKILSQYGKDYYYEVRVRFNRYHDPLDFLFLNRSCFNGVIRFNSKGGFNVPFGHKPQRFSKAYVTKIVNQVDFVHAISRNFNWSFVCQDFRETLSRISKGDFVYCDPPYVGRHVDYFDSWNEENERQLFTILSQCPCNFILSTWHSNQHRENTFLGTLWSEFNILTKEHFYHVGAKEANRKPMLEALVTNFTPKHLHEDPIERPEQLMLLQKIAEYQTFTD is encoded by the coding sequence ATGGTTCCACCGATTAAGTGTCAGGGGATAAAGAGCAAGCTGATACCTTTGATTAAGCGAACCGTGGACTGGTCTTTTGATGGGACATGGATCGAACCTTTTATGGGATCGGGGGTTGTCGGTTTCAACATAATGCCGCGCAATGCGCTGTTCGCGGATAGCAATCCGCACTTAATTAACTTCTATGCGGCAATTGCTAGCGGGAAACTTAACGGCTTGAAAGTTAGAAGTTTTCTTGAACGTGAAGGCAAAATTCTGTCTCAATATGGTAAAGACTACTATTATGAAGTACGAGTCCGATTCAATAGGTATCACGATCCTTTGGATTTTCTTTTTCTTAACCGATCCTGTTTCAATGGTGTGATTAGGTTTAACAGTAAGGGAGGCTTCAATGTGCCCTTTGGCCACAAGCCCCAGCGCTTTTCCAAAGCATATGTTACCAAGATTGTGAATCAGGTTGACTTCGTTCACGCCATTTCACGGAATTTCAACTGGTCATTTGTATGCCAAGACTTTCGGGAAACACTGAGCAGAATTTCTAAGGGGGATTTTGTATATTGCGATCCGCCTTACGTTGGAAGGCACGTTGATTATTTCGATAGTTGGAACGAGGAGAACGAACGACAACTGTTTACAATTCTGAGTCAGTGTCCTTGCAACTTTATTTTGTCGACGTGGCATAGTAACCAGCACCGAGAAAATACTTTCCTCGGTACGTTGTGGTCAGAGTTTAACATCCTTACTAAGGAACACTTTTATCACGTCGGTGCAAAGGAAGCTAATAGAAAACCTATGCTTGAGGCGTTGGTAACAAACTTTACTCCTAAACACTTGCATGAAGACCCAATCGAGCGACCTGAACAGCTAATGCTTCTCCAAAAAATAGCAGAATATCAGACTTTCACAGATTAA